The genomic segment GTCACGCAGAGCTTCCTGCCACCGCCGCTGTGAGTCCGCTCCGCCGAGGAAGACCTCGTCGACGATGATTCGGGCACCCGCGTGGACCATCGCCGCGACCCCCGCGATCCATGCCGCTTCCAGCGTCCGGAACTCCGGCCCGACGACCACCTCCCCGTCCGGAGCGAACTCGATCCCCGCGTCCGACGCCTGCATGGACGCGGGCATGGCGTCAACCAGCGTGTCAGTCCCCAGAGCCAGCCACGGCTCCGGAAGGACCGCCTGCAGGCACCGGGCGATCCCGGTCTTCCCCGAGCTGGAGCCGCCGTTGAGGACGATCACCGTAGTCATCACCGGGCCACAGTAGAGGTCCGAAGCGGCATCCCTTCGAAAAATCGTTCG from the Streptomyces sp. AM 4-1-1 genome contains:
- the cpt gene encoding chloramphenicol phosphotransferase CPT, producing MTTVIVLNGGSSSGKTGIARCLQAVLPEPWLALGTDTLVDAMPASMQASDAGIEFAPDGEVVVGPEFRTLEAAWIAGVAAMVHAGARIIVDEVFLGGADSQRRWQEALRDLRVLWVGVRCDSAVATGREVARGDRIIGMAAAQADLVHQGVAYDLEVDTTRAESMECARAIAAHVE